Proteins co-encoded in one Flavivirga eckloniae genomic window:
- a CDS encoding RagB/SusD family nutrient uptake outer membrane protein: protein MRNITFVLAILLAFTSCEDYFDPKLTNERTFDQLLENPGIVRGLLTYAYRAIPSSYDVYGGDFLDSATDNALSNNLTGNMNRMVAIDGFWTAVTNPINNWKFRYDDLKSVNQFIEIGLDGTVLYYKSNPERDEAYRERLKGEAYFLRAFIHFDLLRRYGGIDDNGQLMGIPLVTSTIDISDDNDLNLPRNTYAECVQQIIDDLDTAISAGLPEVYDNSTNDPDFDLTNLGRPTTVACRALKSRVLLYAASPAFGSSTFAEAAKAAKDVIDIIGNTLPNVYNINNISQAYYNNDQNGELIMRRVSGNQNGDNGLEKGHFPPGAGLEGKGRCNPSQNLVDAFPMANGYPITNGVSGYDENNMYQNRDPRFYMTVMYNGQSFKGITIETFEGGNHMTGAPGVTVENSTRTGYYLRKWISSKANLVGGNNVNDTHYNALFRNVEMFLNLAEAANEANGPDDTTYGMSAREAIAEVRRRAGIASGGTDDYLASITSKEDMRELIKNERRIELCFEGHRFFDLRRWKDNLNEGITGVTITDNGNGTFNYARKNIITPSYKNFMNYGPLPFDEILKTQNITQNQGW from the coding sequence ATGAGGAATATAACATTTGTCCTAGCGATTTTGCTGGCTTTTACATCTTGCGAAGATTACTTTGATCCTAAGCTAACCAATGAAAGAACATTCGATCAACTCTTAGAAAATCCAGGTATTGTTCGAGGACTATTAACGTACGCATACAGGGCCATTCCATCTTCGTATGATGTTTATGGCGGCGATTTTTTAGACAGTGCTACAGACAATGCCTTGTCAAATAATCTCACCGGAAATATGAACCGAATGGTGGCTATAGATGGTTTCTGGACAGCCGTTACCAACCCTATTAATAATTGGAAATTTAGGTACGACGATTTAAAGAGCGTTAACCAGTTTATTGAAATAGGTTTAGACGGAACCGTGTTGTACTACAAATCCAATCCCGAAAGAGATGAGGCCTATAGAGAGCGTTTAAAAGGTGAAGCTTACTTTTTAAGAGCATTTATTCATTTCGATTTACTAAGACGTTACGGGGGGATAGATGATAATGGGCAGCTCATGGGGATTCCACTAGTAACATCAACAATTGATATTAGTGATGACAATGATCTTAATTTGCCCAGAAATACCTATGCAGAATGTGTTCAGCAAATTATAGACGATTTGGATACAGCAATTTCTGCCGGATTACCAGAGGTTTACGATAATAGTACAAACGATCCTGATTTCGATTTAACAAACCTTGGTAGACCTACCACAGTGGCATGTAGAGCTTTAAAATCCAGAGTGTTATTGTATGCAGCCAGTCCGGCATTTGGAAGTTCAACTTTTGCCGAAGCTGCTAAAGCTGCAAAGGATGTTATTGACATTATTGGAAATACACTCCCCAATGTATATAACATAAACAATATATCGCAGGCGTATTATAATAATGATCAAAATGGAGAGCTTATTATGCGCCGTGTTAGCGGTAATCAAAATGGAGATAACGGTCTGGAAAAAGGACACTTTCCTCCCGGGGCAGGCCTTGAAGGTAAAGGAAGATGCAACCCGTCTCAGAATTTAGTAGATGCATTTCCTATGGCAAATGGTTATCCAATAACAAACGGAGTAAGTGGTTACGATGAAAACAACATGTACCAGAATAGAGATCCACGCTTTTATATGACGGTTATGTACAATGGTCAATCCTTTAAAGGGATAACTATTGAAACCTTCGAAGGCGGTAATCACATGACGGGAGCCCCTGGTGTTACAGTAGAAAACTCTACACGCACGGGTTACTATTTACGCAAATGGATAAGTTCTAAAGCTAATTTGGTTGGAGGAAATAATGTGAACGACACCCATTATAATGCATTGTTTCGAAATGTTGAAATGTTTTTGAACTTGGCTGAAGCAGCAAACGAAGCTAATGGCCCAGACGATACAACCTATGGCATGTCTGCTAGAGAAGCTATTGCAGAAGTTAGAAGAAGAGCAGGAATTGCTTCTGGTGGAACAGACGATTATTTGGCTTCCATAACGAGTAAAGAAGACATGCGAGAGCTAATTAAAAATGAACGACGCATTGAGTTATGTTTTGAAGGACATAGGTTTTTTGACTTACGACGATGGAAGGATAATTTAAATGAGGGAATCACTGGAGTCACAATTACCGATAATGGTAACGGAACTTTTAATTACGCCAGAAAGAATATTATAACACCCAGTTACAAAAACTTCATGAACTATGGCCCACTTCCTTTTGATGAAATATTGAAAACACAA